Proteins co-encoded in one Tautonia rosea genomic window:
- a CDS encoding DUF1553 domain-containing protein, with protein sequence MSHRRSDHGDPTPWSSFRGRASALWVGFLVACSSAAQADEVPRYNRDIRPILMENCFACHGPDSAARKADLRLDQREAAIEAGSLTPGDPELSELIYRVESDDDFEIMPPPSSHKTLTDEQKATLRRWVEAGAEYEPHWSFIAPERPDQPEVSDPSWIRNEIDAFILQGLDQAGLSPMPEADRRTLARRASLDLTGLPPDPELVEAFVNDPSPEAYETYIDRLLASPQWGEHRARFWLDAARYADTHGLHFDNERTMWSYRDWVIKAFNQNMPFDQFTLEQLAGDLLPDRNLDQLIATGFNRCNITTNEGGTIPEENLVGYTRDRTETVATVFLGLTAGCATCHDHKYDPLSQREFYQLAAFFNNTTQGAMDGNIRDTPPIIPVPADRDRQRWDELSRVLAEAREASAAHKIEARPAFDRWLAEANAERVASGIPSEGQTLLAQLGEGVQPGPGGALEIAGVGDFDTSEPFAVSAWVKLPRRGMTGAVVARMDEANEHRGWDLWIEGNRVGAHLVHAWPSDALKVVSKSEIERNRWTHVSVSYDGSGKASGVSIAIDGQPQGVDVATDQLKETIRSEVPFKIGQRNGSSRLEGAMIRDVRIFNRSLATTEVAALAGGDRTLRLVGTNAESRPEEEVNAAFSWWLAHIDETNRDLQSTLAALEAEEAEIKARGTIAHVTIERDQPATAFVLHRGEYDQRREEVSAGTPAILPPMDEGAPRNRLGFARWLFRDDHPLTARVTVNRAWQELFGTGLVATAGDFGISGQLPSHPELLDWLAVEFRDSGWDLKHLYRVMVTSAAYRQSAAVSPEALERDPQNRLISRGPRFRMDAEMIRDSALSVSGLLADTIGGPSVKPYQPDGVWEAVAMPGSNTRFYEEDAGNGLYRRSLYTFWKRAAPPASMEVLNAPSREYCTVQRERTNTPLQALATLNDVQYVEAARHLAERTLTSTCESDDDRVQAMALRLVARPLDSEELEIVRESLGDLLAHYQGHPDDASALIALGASPANSELDPATLAAWTMLANQLMNLDEVLNK encoded by the coding sequence ATGAGCCATCGCCGCTCTGATCATGGTGACCCCACCCCCTGGTCTTCGTTTCGAGGACGCGCTTCCGCCCTGTGGGTCGGGTTCCTCGTCGCATGCTCCTCGGCCGCGCAGGCCGACGAGGTTCCGAGGTACAATCGCGACATCCGGCCGATTCTCATGGAGAACTGCTTCGCCTGCCACGGACCGGACAGCGCCGCCCGGAAGGCGGATCTACGGCTCGACCAGCGCGAGGCCGCCATCGAAGCCGGTTCCCTCACCCCCGGTGATCCCGAGCTGAGCGAGCTGATCTACCGGGTCGAGTCGGACGATGACTTCGAGATCATGCCCCCTCCCTCCTCACACAAGACTCTGACGGATGAGCAGAAAGCGACACTCCGTCGCTGGGTTGAGGCAGGAGCCGAGTACGAGCCGCACTGGTCCTTCATCGCTCCTGAGCGGCCCGATCAACCCGAAGTTTCCGACCCGTCCTGGATTCGGAACGAAATCGACGCGTTCATTCTTCAAGGGCTCGACCAGGCCGGACTCTCGCCCATGCCCGAGGCCGACCGCCGGACCCTTGCCCGACGCGCGAGCCTCGACCTGACCGGCCTCCCTCCTGACCCCGAACTGGTCGAAGCCTTCGTCAACGACCCATCTCCCGAGGCCTATGAGACCTACATCGATCGCCTGCTCGCCTCACCCCAATGGGGGGAACATCGCGCTCGATTCTGGCTCGATGCCGCCCGATACGCCGATACTCACGGCTTGCACTTCGACAACGAGCGGACGATGTGGTCGTATCGTGACTGGGTGATCAAGGCGTTCAATCAAAACATGCCGTTTGACCAGTTCACTTTAGAGCAACTTGCCGGCGACCTGTTGCCCGATCGCAACCTTGACCAACTGATCGCCACCGGCTTCAACCGCTGCAATATCACCACCAACGAAGGCGGCACGATTCCCGAAGAAAACCTCGTTGGCTACACCCGGGACCGAACAGAAACGGTCGCCACCGTCTTCCTCGGCCTGACTGCCGGCTGCGCAACGTGCCACGATCACAAATATGATCCATTGAGCCAGCGCGAATTTTACCAGTTGGCCGCATTTTTCAACAACACGACCCAGGGGGCGATGGACGGGAACATTCGCGATACGCCTCCCATCATTCCCGTTCCGGCTGACCGGGACCGACAGCGCTGGGACGAGCTTTCGAGGGTGCTGGCCGAAGCTCGAGAGGCCAGCGCAGCGCACAAGATCGAGGCCCGGCCCGCATTCGACCGTTGGCTTGCCGAGGCGAACGCCGAGCGTGTCGCGTCGGGCATTCCCTCCGAGGGACAGACCCTGCTCGCTCAGCTTGGCGAGGGAGTTCAGCCCGGCCCGGGAGGCGCACTGGAGATTGCCGGGGTTGGTGATTTCGACACAAGCGAACCTTTTGCCGTATCGGCCTGGGTCAAGCTGCCTCGCCGCGGGATGACCGGCGCGGTGGTCGCCCGCATGGACGAGGCGAATGAACACCGTGGCTGGGATCTCTGGATCGAGGGGAACCGGGTCGGTGCACACCTGGTCCACGCCTGGCCGAGTGATGCGTTGAAGGTGGTTTCGAAGTCCGAGATCGAGCGCAACCGATGGACTCATGTGAGCGTTTCTTACGACGGCTCGGGCAAGGCCTCTGGTGTCTCGATTGCCATCGACGGCCAGCCCCAGGGGGTCGATGTGGCCACCGATCAGCTCAAGGAAACGATTCGGTCCGAGGTTCCCTTCAAGATCGGCCAGCGGAATGGGTCGAGTCGGCTTGAGGGTGCAATGATCCGGGATGTTCGAATCTTCAACCGATCACTGGCCACCACGGAAGTTGCCGCCCTTGCGGGCGGAGATCGCACGCTTCGGCTCGTCGGCACCAACGCCGAGTCGCGACCGGAGGAGGAGGTCAACGCCGCCTTCTCCTGGTGGCTCGCCCACATCGATGAAACGAATCGCGACTTGCAATCCACCCTGGCTGCACTGGAGGCCGAGGAGGCCGAGATCAAGGCCCGAGGGACGATTGCTCATGTCACCATCGAACGCGATCAGCCGGCCACGGCCTTCGTGCTGCACCGGGGTGAATATGATCAGCGTCGGGAGGAAGTCTCGGCTGGAACGCCGGCCATCCTGCCGCCGATGGACGAGGGAGCACCCCGAAACCGACTTGGTTTCGCTCGATGGCTATTTCGAGACGATCATCCGTTAACCGCCCGAGTTACGGTCAATCGTGCCTGGCAAGAACTGTTTGGGACCGGCCTGGTCGCCACGGCGGGTGATTTCGGCATCAGCGGACAACTCCCAAGCCACCCTGAGCTGCTCGACTGGCTGGCCGTCGAGTTTCGCGACTCGGGCTGGGATCTCAAGCATCTGTACCGCGTGATGGTCACCTCGGCCGCCTACCGGCAATCGGCCGCCGTCTCTCCCGAAGCCCTGGAGCGTGATCCGCAAAATCGCCTGATCTCTCGTGGTCCTCGGTTCCGAATGGATGCCGAGATGATCCGTGATTCCGCCCTCTCTGTCAGCGGTCTGCTGGCCGACACCATCGGAGGCCCGAGCGTCAAGCCGTACCAGCCCGATGGAGTCTGGGAAGCCGTTGCCATGCCCGGCAGCAACACGCGTTTTTATGAGGAAGACGCGGGGAACGGCCTCTATCGCCGTAGCCTTTACACCTTCTGGAAGCGAGCCGCGCCGCCAGCCTCGATGGAGGTCCTCAACGCTCCGAGCCGCGAGTACTGCACCGTGCAGCGCGAGCGGACCAACACGCCGTTGCAGGCACTCGCCACCCTGAACGACGTGCAATACGTCGAGGCGGCCCGACACCTGGCCGAACGCACGCTGACCTCGACCTGCGAATCGGACGACGATCGTGTTCAGGCAATGGCGCTCCGGCTGGTCGCTCGGCCGTTGGATTCGGAGGAGCTGGAGATTGTCCGCGAATCGCTCGGCGACCTGCTCGCCCACTATCAAGGGCACCCAGACGATGCCTCAGCGCTGATCGCTCTGGGGGCCTCACCTGCCAACAGCGAGCTTGATCCGGCCACTCTGGCCGCTTGGACAATGCTTGCAAATCAGTTGATGAATCTGGACGAGGTGTTGAACAAGTGA
- a CDS encoding DUF1501 domain-containing protein, translating into MNPLHEFVQNQTRRHFFGQGANAVGMAALATLLGGRSASAGADTQGLPIGPHFAPKAKHIIYLHMVGGPSQMDLFDYKPAMGDLFDTDLPESIRMGQRLTTMTSGQARFPIAPSKYAFAQHGESGMWVSELLPHTAKMVDDLCFMRSMHTEAINHEPAISYMQTGNMVTGRPCLGSWASYGLGSDNEDLPTFVVLVARPSNTEQIQAISARLWSSGYLPGEHAGVSFRTAGDPILYINNPDGVSAAVRRTTLDGLNALNERTYAQLGDPEINTRIQQYELAFRMQSSVPELTDLATESEATLELYGPDVSNPGTFANTALLARRMVERGVRFVQIYHNNWDTHANVSGRLPDQCKDVDQPCWGLIQDLKSRGLLDETLVIWGGEFGRTIYCQGNLTRENYGRDHHPRCFTMWMAGGGARGGAIYGETDDFSYNIVENPVHIRDFHATVLKLMGFDHERFTYRYQGLDQRLTGVEPARVIPELIA; encoded by the coding sequence ATGAATCCGCTTCATGAATTCGTCCAGAACCAGACACGACGCCACTTCTTCGGTCAGGGGGCTAATGCGGTTGGCATGGCCGCGCTGGCGACGTTGCTCGGAGGCCGATCGGCGTCGGCCGGTGCCGACACGCAGGGCTTGCCCATTGGGCCGCACTTTGCGCCAAAGGCCAAGCATATTATTTATCTGCACATGGTCGGCGGCCCATCCCAGATGGACCTGTTCGACTACAAGCCAGCCATGGGAGATCTGTTCGATACCGATCTCCCCGAGTCGATCCGAATGGGCCAGCGGCTCACGACGATGACAAGCGGCCAGGCCCGTTTCCCCATCGCGCCGTCGAAATATGCCTTTGCTCAGCACGGCGAGAGCGGCATGTGGGTCTCGGAACTGTTGCCGCACACGGCCAAGATGGTCGATGACCTTTGCTTCATGCGGAGCATGCATACCGAGGCGATTAATCACGAACCGGCCATCAGCTACATGCAGACCGGCAACATGGTCACCGGCCGCCCTTGCCTCGGCTCCTGGGCATCCTACGGGTTGGGCTCGGACAACGAAGACTTGCCGACCTTCGTGGTTCTGGTCGCCCGGCCATCGAACACCGAGCAGATCCAGGCCATCTCGGCCCGACTCTGGTCGTCCGGTTACCTACCAGGCGAACACGCGGGGGTCTCGTTCCGGACGGCGGGAGACCCGATTCTTTATATCAACAATCCCGATGGCGTTTCTGCAGCCGTCCGGCGAACTACGCTCGACGGCTTGAACGCACTGAACGAACGGACCTACGCTCAGCTTGGCGACCCGGAAATCAACACCCGGATTCAGCAATACGAGCTGGCCTTCCGGATGCAGTCGAGTGTCCCTGAGCTGACCGATCTGGCGACGGAGTCGGAAGCAACGCTGGAGCTCTACGGTCCTGATGTTTCAAACCCTGGCACCTTCGCCAACACCGCACTGCTGGCCCGTCGGATGGTCGAGCGGGGCGTCCGCTTCGTGCAGATATATCACAACAACTGGGACACGCACGCCAATGTCTCAGGCCGCTTACCCGACCAGTGCAAGGACGTCGATCAACCCTGCTGGGGCCTGATTCAGGACCTCAAGTCTCGTGGCTTGCTTGACGAAACGCTGGTCATTTGGGGAGGCGAGTTCGGCCGGACCATCTACTGCCAGGGCAACTTGACCCGAGAGAATTACGGTCGAGACCACCACCCCCGTTGCTTCACCATGTGGATGGCTGGCGGAGGTGCCCGAGGCGGGGCCATCTATGGAGAAACCGACGACTTCTCCTACAACATTGTTGAGAACCCTGTCCACATCCGAGACTTCCACGCCACCGTCCTGAAGCTCATGGGCTTCGATCACGAACGCTTCACCTATCGCTATCAGGGGCTTGATCAGCGCCTCACCGGAGTCGAGCCGGCCCGAGTGATTCCCGAGCTGATCGCGTAA
- a CDS encoding ABC transporter permease: protein MATQVSSPTTPIPQVFPPGRDTLPGLNGLTTLVRDAQELYRFRAVLTNLVAQDLRTRYQRSLLGFLWTLLNPILMMITLSVVFTHLFQFSKGGTDYALYLFSGMVPWGLLVGTISESSTCIISNEGLIRKIYIPKLILPLSRLVLNTTMLTLSMTALFLLMVPLGARFTPSLLMVPIAIFVYAVFTLGLGLIAATVNTFYRDFGHLLTVILQAWYFATPIVYPISALPEEIAWRFWLNPAYPFIRMFHVTIYEGHWPSWMLFLSTAGIAVVALGIGYVTFKSYEDKLVFRL, encoded by the coding sequence ATGGCCACACAGGTTTCGTCTCCGACGACGCCAATCCCGCAGGTGTTCCCACCCGGGCGTGACACGCTGCCTGGCCTGAACGGGCTGACGACTCTTGTCCGCGATGCCCAGGAACTCTATCGCTTTCGGGCGGTGCTCACGAACCTGGTGGCCCAGGATCTTCGCACACGATATCAACGATCATTGCTGGGATTCTTGTGGACGCTCTTGAATCCGATCTTGATGATGATCACCCTCTCAGTGGTCTTCACGCATCTCTTTCAGTTCAGCAAAGGGGGAACGGACTACGCGCTTTACCTGTTCTCGGGAATGGTCCCCTGGGGCCTGCTCGTGGGAACGATCAGCGAGTCCTCCACCTGTATCATCTCCAACGAGGGATTGATCCGAAAAATCTACATCCCTAAGTTGATTCTCCCGCTCTCACGACTCGTGCTCAACACAACCATGTTGACCCTGTCGATGACGGCCTTGTTCTTGCTCATGGTCCCTCTCGGCGCCCGCTTTACTCCCTCGCTCCTGATGGTGCCGATCGCGATCTTCGTGTACGCCGTTTTCACGCTGGGCCTCGGACTGATCGCAGCCACAGTCAATACGTTCTACCGAGATTTTGGCCATCTGCTCACGGTCATTCTTCAGGCATGGTACTTCGCAACCCCGATCGTCTACCCCATCAGCGCCCTTCCTGAAGAGATCGCATGGCGATTCTGGCTCAATCCTGCATATCCCTTTATCCGCATGTTCCATGTCACCATCTATGAAGGCCACTGGCCCTCCTGGATGCTCTTCCTCTCGACTGCCGGAATTGCGGTGGTTGCCCTGGGAATCGGCTATGTCACGTTCAAGTCGTACGAAGACAAACTGGTCTTCCGGCTCTGA
- a CDS encoding glycosyltransferase yields MRIGVDVLAIQSPYSRGRGIGRYARSLLKAMLERDDEHEYTLYTYEDLSRESLPTSPRTRLRDVRRDHQMGEHTLQHAIERSLNEDAGKLDWFLLLSPFETWEFFGLPHRPVGSMQTAAVVYDLIPFLFQETYLVNENVGRWFYGHLRRLSRYDRLLAISEASRIDTLQLLGLPPWRVETIGTASEPVPLDAQNPSQHSAVLDRLGINRPFLFCLGSNDPRKNLRGLIDAFGLLPPHHRSQTQLVVTCSLTESDVQHLRQHAAANGISEQLVLTNAVDQETLVTLYRSCVAFVFPSLYEGFGLPILEAMQLGAPVIAANNSSQPEVLGNAGLLANAAEPSDLAANIRRLLENPSLRQQYGQQGFLRSEHFRWSEVADRTLQSLESATQMQVIPRGSRKHVTVSSPPRLAMFSPLPPIPSGIARYTERICNSLRNETLIDVYHDPNERPALGDVSSRYAMFDASLFDRRRKLVQYDATIYQFGNSSFHTYLYEPFLKHPGIVVLHDQALSGFHASYGLMTGRMNAHLVEELSYSGHAHDSALTTMVAGWVPGTWDIQDQMVRRGVAMNRRILERATSILVHSKHSRDQIAEAFPWLSTKVHVAPIGCDPDPIDTNRKQNARRVLGIDDHNIVIGAVGILHPTKLNRETVQAFARALVDLPHAVLVFLGRDLGNGEARREADRLGIRHRVRVLGHLSDEDFERTIDAFDIGLSLRRPPTNGESSAALLDLLRRGIPTIVCDVGTFAEFPDSVVRKISWTSEHSGVAQLGAVLRSLVLDPNERLKRGQSAYDYVSRTHSWAQLLEQYRQLCFPVRQTDRTTMIRRGVA; encoded by the coding sequence GTGCGGATCGGGGTCGACGTGCTCGCCATCCAGTCCCCCTATAGCCGCGGGCGAGGCATCGGCCGCTACGCGAGAAGTCTTCTGAAAGCCATGCTCGAACGTGATGATGAGCATGAGTATACGCTCTACACTTACGAAGATCTTTCCCGAGAATCGCTTCCCACCTCACCCCGTACCCGCCTCCGAGACGTTCGCCGCGACCACCAGATGGGGGAACACACCCTTCAGCATGCAATTGAGCGCTCGCTAAACGAAGATGCCGGGAAACTGGACTGGTTCCTCTTACTCAGTCCCTTCGAAACCTGGGAATTCTTCGGGCTTCCGCATCGGCCTGTTGGAAGCATGCAAACTGCAGCGGTTGTTTATGACTTGATCCCGTTTCTATTCCAGGAAACCTATCTGGTCAACGAAAACGTTGGCCGATGGTTTTACGGTCATCTCCGACGCCTCTCCCGTTACGATCGACTCCTGGCCATCTCCGAAGCCTCTCGGATCGATACGCTGCAACTCCTCGGCTTACCACCCTGGCGGGTTGAAACCATCGGCACGGCCAGTGAGCCTGTACCCCTCGACGCACAAAACCCCTCGCAGCACTCTGCAGTACTCGATCGCCTGGGAATCAATCGTCCCTTTCTGTTTTGCCTGGGAAGCAACGATCCGCGCAAGAATCTTCGAGGATTGATTGATGCGTTCGGACTGCTTCCACCCCATCATCGTTCCCAGACGCAACTGGTCGTGACCTGCTCCCTGACCGAATCCGACGTTCAACACCTTCGTCAACACGCGGCAGCGAACGGAATCTCCGAGCAACTGGTGCTCACCAATGCGGTGGATCAGGAGACTTTAGTCACGCTTTATCGCTCCTGTGTTGCCTTTGTCTTTCCCTCACTCTACGAAGGGTTTGGCCTGCCGATTCTCGAAGCGATGCAACTGGGTGCCCCGGTCATCGCTGCGAATAACTCCTCGCAACCTGAGGTCCTGGGTAACGCCGGACTGCTCGCCAACGCCGCCGAACCCTCCGACCTGGCCGCGAACATACGCCGCTTGCTGGAAAACCCCTCGCTCCGTCAGCAGTATGGGCAGCAAGGTTTTCTTCGCTCCGAACACTTTCGCTGGTCCGAGGTGGCTGATCGGACCCTTCAATCGCTTGAATCAGCGACACAAATGCAAGTGATCCCCCGGGGATCCCGCAAGCACGTCACCGTGTCTTCGCCTCCCCGCCTGGCCATGTTCTCTCCGCTGCCTCCGATTCCCTCGGGAATCGCTCGCTATACGGAACGCATCTGCAACTCACTGCGCAATGAAACGCTGATTGACGTCTACCACGACCCAAACGAGCGACCCGCCCTGGGCGACGTCTCCAGTCGCTATGCGATGTTCGACGCCTCGTTGTTCGACCGCCGTCGGAAACTGGTCCAGTACGACGCAACCATTTATCAGTTTGGAAATTCCTCGTTTCACACATACCTGTATGAGCCATTTCTGAAGCACCCTGGCATCGTTGTTTTGCACGACCAGGCACTTTCGGGGTTTCATGCAAGCTACGGCTTGATGACGGGACGCATGAATGCGCACCTCGTCGAGGAACTCAGCTATTCCGGGCACGCTCACGATTCCGCGCTTACCACCATGGTCGCCGGCTGGGTACCTGGGACCTGGGACATCCAGGACCAGATGGTCCGCCGAGGTGTGGCCATGAATCGCCGGATCCTGGAGCGAGCCACCTCGATCCTTGTGCACTCAAAGCACAGCCGCGACCAGATCGCCGAGGCGTTTCCCTGGCTCTCAACGAAGGTTCATGTCGCACCGATCGGCTGCGACCCCGACCCCATCGACACAAACCGGAAGCAGAACGCGCGTCGAGTGCTTGGAATTGACGATCACAATATCGTCATTGGTGCGGTCGGCATTCTTCATCCGACCAAGCTGAATCGGGAAACGGTCCAGGCCTTTGCCAGGGCGCTGGTCGATCTCCCTCACGCCGTTCTTGTGTTTCTCGGTCGGGATCTGGGTAACGGGGAGGCACGCCGCGAGGCCGATCGGCTGGGCATTCGCCATCGCGTCCGTGTTCTCGGCCATCTCTCAGATGAGGACTTCGAACGAACGATCGATGCCTTTGATATCGGCCTCAGCCTGAGACGCCCACCGACCAATGGCGAGTCATCCGCCGCCTTGCTCGACCTGCTTCGACGAGGAATTCCGACCATTGTCTGCGATGTAGGCACCTTTGCCGAGTTTCCCGACTCGGTCGTTCGCAAGATTTCCTGGACGAGTGAGCATTCCGGAGTCGCCCAGCTTGGGGCTGTTCTTCGATCCCTCGTCCTCGACCCGAACGAGCGGCTGAAAAGAGGTCAATCGGCATACGATTACGTTTCCCGAACGCATTCGTGGGCACAGCTTCTTGAACAGTATCGACAGCTCTGCTTCCCCGTTCGACAGACCGATCGGACGACGATGATCCGGAGAGGGGTGGCCTGA